The DNA segment CCGCCGACGTTGGGGTCGCCCAGCAGGTTGTCGCCGACGGCCTCGACGTCCACCCACCGGCCGTCCGCCCGCCGGGCGCGGAGCTCGATGGGGACCTTGGGCCGGGCCGTCGCCGTGGTGGCCTCCTCGAACAGGGCGAGGGCCGCGGCGACGTCGTCGGGGTGGACGAGCCGGAGGAGCCGGCTGCCCACGAGCGAGTCGGGGCGGTACCCGAGCACCTGCTCGACCGAAGGGGTCTGGTAGCGGATGGTGGAGTCGGCGTCGACGACGGTGATGACGTCGGACGAGTTGTGGACGAGGGACCGGAAGCGGGCTTCGCCCCGGCGCTGGTGCAGGTCCTCGGCCAGGGCCGACCGCTCGAGCGCCATGGCCAGCTGCGAGCTCAGCGTGTCCACGGAGTCGACCAGCCCCACGGGCAGCGTCCGGTCGGACCGGACCACCACGGCGCCCAGGAGCTCGTCCTGGACCACGACGGGGGAGATGAGGGTGTGGAGGGCGTCGTCCCGCCCGCCGCCGGGGCGCTGGAGCACGGCGTCCAGGTCTTCGAGGCCGAGCGCGCCGGCCACGGGAGCGGGCTCACCGGAGGTGTGACCGTCGGGGTGGAGCTCCCGCTCCTGGTTCGCCACCACGTCCTCGTTCGACCACATGGCGAGGTGGGCCTCGCGCCCCGGGCCGGCCAGCTCCCTCGCCGCGTCGAGGGCGGCGGCGCAGATGGCCTCCCGGTCCTCCGACGCCCCGAAGGCGGCCGCCGCGCTCCCCAGGGTGCGCTCGCGGGCGGCGGTGTCGGCGAGCGACCCCACCAGGATCCCCACCCGGGCCAGCACCAGCAGCGAGAGCACGATGGAGGCCCCGGCGACGAACTCCAGCTCGTCGAGGTCGCCCCGAACGGTCTGCACGGCGAGCACGGCGGGTGCCACCAGGACCACGGTGCCGAAGACGAAGATGCGGACCCGCCCCGACCCGCTCTCGTGGGCGAGGCCGGGGGAGGACAGCGTGGCCATGGAGGGATGCAGGGCGGCGATGGCGCTGAAGGCGTAGAAGCCCATCCAGCCGATGTCCTGCGCCGTCCCCGGCTCGAACGTGCCCGACAGCTGGCTCACGGCGTACACGAGGTCGGACGTCAGCAGCGACGTCACGGCGAGCCCGAGGAGCCAGTAGGCGGGGCGCCGGGCCCCGGTCGTCATGGCGAGGCGGGCAGCCACGGCCAGCAGGAGCACGTCGCCCACCGGATAGGCGGTGGTGATGGCCCGCTCGATGAAGGGCATGCCCGACTGGACGGCGGGGGCGATCAGGTAGACCTCGGCGAGGAGCCCGCACCCGGTGGCCACGATGCACGCGTCGACCAGGCTGCTGCGGTCGCCGCCCGGGTCGCGCCGGCGGATCATCAACAGGAGACCGGCGCTCAGCAACGGGTAGCTCGAGAGGAACAGGCCGTCGGCCACCGAAGGGAACGGCCGCTCGACGTCGCGGATGAACGTGTCGTAGTAGTAGACGCCGTCGCCCAGGAAGAACACCAGCAGCCCGGCCGTGAAGACGTACCACCCGGTGGGGTACTCGGGCCGGTTGACGCGGACGCCGACGACGCAGGACACCACCGCCGAGACGGCGAGCCCCACGTAGACGGCGCCCCGCACGTCGGTGTCGGGGACCAGGTAGTGCCCCGCGACGGCGGCAGCCGCCAGCGCGGCGAAGACCTTCCACCCCACGCGGGGAAAAGCCGGGGAAGTGAGCCTGCGTCCGATTTGACAGAAAGTACATGTTCGGTGGCCGGTTGCAAGGGCATCGGTGCCCGCGGTGACGGGCGGCGACGGCGGCCGTCAGACGCCGCGCGGCAGCTTGTCGGGGCCCCAGCCCAGGTGCTGCTCGGCCATGCGCAGCGCGTAGCGGTCGGTCATGCCGCTCACGTGGCGCACGGCCGCGGCCACGGGGTCGGCGCCGGAGCGCTCGCCGTCGCCGTCGACGGCGGAGGGGTGCGTGGCGTACCACTCGACCAGGGCCCGCAGCAGCTCGACCACCCGGTCGGCTTGGGCGACCGACGCCGGGCGCAGGTAGATGCGCTCGAAGTTGAACGCCCGGAAGGCCGCCAGCGCCTCCGCCTCCGCCGCCCGCATCCCGACCCGGCCGGTGTCGGCGATGGTGGCGAGGACGGCGCCGATGAGGGCGTTGATCTGGGCCGACCGACGCCGGCCGACCACGGCGGCCACGTCGGCCGGCAGGTCGTCGGCCTCGACGATGCCCGCCCGCACCGCGTCCTCGAAGTCGTGGCACACGTAGGCGATGCGGTCGGCCCACGCCACGATCTCGCCCTCGGGCGTGTGGGGCGCCGGGCGGTTCCACGAGTGGTTGCGCACCGCGTCCAGCGTCTCCGCGCACAGGTTGAGCGGGCCGAGCACGACGTCGGCCCCGTAGACGGCGTGGTGGTAGCCGCCCTCCAGGAAGGGCGAGAAGGCCTCCTCGGACGCATGGCCGGCCGGGCCGTGGCCGCAGTCGTGGGCGGTGGCGGCCGCCGCCGTGAGCGCCACGTTCAGCCCCGCCGGCCGGGCGATGCCCACCGCGACCTGGGCCACCTCGATGGCATGGGTGAGGCGGGTGCGGAGGTGGTCGTCGTCGGGAGCGATGAACACCTGGCACTTGCCGGCCAGGCGCCGGAACGGCCGCGAGTGGTGGACCCGGTCGAGATCGCGCTCGAAGCAGGTCCGGAACGGGTCCGCCTCCTCCGGGCGGGCCCGGGTACCGGCGCCCACCGCCCGGGTGGCACCGGGAGCGAGGAGGGCGTGCTCGGCTTCCTCGCGGGCCTCCCGGCGAGCGAGGGGGAGGGGCGCCGGCCCCACCGCGGCGGCCCGGTGGGCGGTGGCGAAGGCGTGTCCGGCCATGCGCTCACCGTACCGAGCGCCTGTGACGCGGCCGGCGACCGGCGCCGCGCCGGTACTGTCGCGGGCGTGGACGGCGACCGTCTCACGGACGAGGAGACGGCCGTCGTCCTGCGCCGGGCGGCCGAGCTGGAGCAGCGGGCGCCGGGCGACGCCGGGGGCCTCGATGCCGCCACCCTCGAGGAGGTGGCCGTGGAGGTGGGCCTGTCCCGCCAGTCGGTGCGCCGCGCCATCGCCGAGCTGCGCGTCGGTGCCCTCGCGGCTCCCGCCGACCGCCGCCCGGTGCGGGCCACCCGGCTGTTCGGCCCGGGGACCCTCGAAGTGTCGCGGGGCGTCGCGGGTGCCGCCCCCGCCGTCGAGGCGGCCGTCCACCGCTTCCTCGAAGGCGAGCTGTTCCGGGTGGTCCGCCACGCCGGCGGCCGGTCGCGGTGGGTGCCGCGTGAGGACCTGGCGGCGTCGGTCCGGCGCAGCATCGACCGGCGCATCCAGCGCCGCCTGTGCCTCCAGGACGTGGGCGGGATCGAGGTGGCCGTCGTGGAGGACCCGGGCGAGGCGGGCGCCCGTTCCCTGGTCCACCTGCGCCTCGACGTGGGCGGCGTGCGGCGGGCGTCCGCGGCGATGGTCGTGGGCGGTGGCGTCGTCGGTGCCGCCGCCGCCGGCGGCTCGCTCCTGCTGCTGGGGCTCGATCCCGTCACGGCCGCCGCCGTCCCCGCCGGCGCGGCCGCCGCCCTGGCCGGCCACCGGCTCGGCGCCGCCCACCACCGGCGCCAGTCGGACGCCATCGAGACGGCGCTGCACGGCATGCTGGACGCCCTCGATCGGCCCGGTCGGGCCGCCGGGCACCGCCGGCCCTGAGCCCGGTCGGGCCGCCGGCCGTTGCCAGTGGGCCGTCCCCGTCCCGGCGGCGGGGCACTAGAACGTGAAGGGTGCTCGGCGCCATCTCCTACGACCCCGTGGTCCACATCGACCTCGGCCCGGTGTCCCTGTCCCCCCACGGGATGGGCACCGCCGCCGGGTTCCTCGCCGGCGCCCGGCTGCTCATCCCCCGCACCCGCCGGATCGGCATCGACGACGACGACGTCTACGCGCTCTTGACCCTCGCCGCCGTGGGTGCCATCGTCGGCGCCCGCCTGGCCTACGTCGTCAACCACGCCTCCGAGTTCGCCTCGGTGGCCGAGGTGCTCCGGGTGTGGGAGGGCGGCATCTCGCTGCTGGGCGGCTTCTTCGGCGCCATCGCCTTCGCCATGCCCGCCATGCGCCGGCGGCGGATCTCGTTCTGGAAGGTCATGGACGCGGCGGCGCCCGGCATGGCCCTCGGCGTGGTGGTCGGCCGGGTCGGCGACCTGGTGGTCGCCGACCACCTCGGCAAGCCCACCGACTTCTTCCTCGGGTACCGGTGCCCGCCCGCCGGCGTGGAGACGGCGTTCCCGTGCGAGCCGGGGTCCGTCGTCCACCAGACGGCCCTGTACGACCTGGTGCTGACCGCCGTGCTGCTCGCCGTCCTTCTGCGCCTGCGTCGTACGCCCCGCTTCGACGGCTTCCTCGTCATGGTGTTCGGCGCCTGGTACGGGGCCCAGCGCGTCGTCGAGGACTTCCTGCGGGAGGACGTGCGCCGGCTCGGCCTCACCGGCAGCCAGATGACGGCCCTCGCCACCGTCGCGGTGTGCACGGCGTGGATCGCCTTCGTGCGCCGCACGCCGGCGTGGGGCCGGTGGGACGAGGCGCCGGTGCCGGCCGTGGCGGCCGCGTCCGAGCCGAATGCGCGGGCCGGCGACGAGGACCCGCCCGCGGCGCACGCCGCCGGGCCCGAGCGAGACGAACGAGAGGAGTAAGCGACATGGACGTCCGCATCGGCGTGACCCAGACGCCGAAGGAGATCGAGCTGGACATGGGCGAGGAGCCCGAGGCCGTCGCCAAGAAGGTGGAGAAGGCGCTCGCCTCGGGTGACGGGGTCCTCTGGCTCACCGACCGCAAGGGCCGCAGGGTCGGCGTGCCGTCGGCCAAGGTCGCCTACGTCGAGATCGGCGCGTCGTCCGAGGAGCGCCGGGTGGGCTTCGGCGCCCCCTGAGTGGGCGATCTCCTCGACCGGAAGCTGATTCTGGTCACGGGCAAGGGCGGCGTCGGGAAGACGACCGTTGCGGCCGCGCTCGCCCTGCTGGCGTCCCAGCGGGGCAAGCGCACGCTCGCCTGCGAGGTGGACGCCAAGGGCGACCTGGCGGCGGTGTTCGAGACGGGGCCGACGACCTTCGCCGAGCGGGAGGTCCAGCCCCGGCTGTTCGCCATGACGATGGACACCGAGGCGTCGCTCAAGGAGTACCTGGCCCTCCAGCTGCGCCTCCCCGTCGCCGCCCGCATCGGGCCGCTGGCCCGCATGTTCGACTTCGTGGCGACCGCCGCCCCCGGCGTGCGGGAGATCCTCACCATCGGCAAGCTCGCCTACGAGGTGCGCCAGGGCCGCTACGACCTGGTGGTGGTCGACGGTGCCGCCACCGGCCACGTGGTCGGCCAGCTGGCCGCCCCCCAGGCGATCAACGAGCTGGTGCAGGTCGGGATCATCCGCGAGCAGACCCGCTGGATGCTCGACATCCTCTCCGACCCCCGCCGGACCGGGATGGTCATCGTCGCCACGCCCGAGGAGATGCCCGTCAGCGAGACCGTCGACCTGGCCGCCCGCCTGCGCTCGGAGACGGCCGTCGACCTGGCCGGCGTGGTCGTCAACCGGGTCCTTCCAGAGCTGTTCGGGCGGGGCGAGGAGGCGGTGTTCGAGCGCCTGGCCGAGCCCGGGCACACGCAGGCGCTGTCGAAGGTGGCGGGCGGCGACGTCGGCCCCATCGTGGACGCGGCCCGGCTGGCGGTCACCCTGCGCCGCACGCGGGCCGACCACCTGGAGCGGCTGCGGGCGGGCGTCGACCCGTCCGTGCCCCTCCTGTACGTCCCGTACCTGTTCCTCCGCTCGCACGGCCTGCGCGCCACCCACCAGGTGTCCGAGGCCTTGGCCGCCGAGCTGGGCTACTGATGGACCGGGCCCGCACCTCCGTGTCGGTAGAGCAGCTGCTGGCGGCCAAGGAGATCGTCGTCGCCTGCGGGTCGGGCGGCGTCGGCAAGACCACGACGTCCGCCGCCCTGGCCGCCATGGCCGCCGCCCGGCACGGCGGCAAGGTCCTGGTCCTCACCGTCGACCCGGCCCGCCGGCTGGCCGACGCCCTGGGCGTGCGGGCCCTCGGCAACGACGCCCGGCGGGTGCCGGCCGAGGCGTTCGCGGCGGCCGGCCACCCGGCCCGGGGCGAGCTGTGGGCCGCCCAGCTCGACACCAAGAAGTCGTGGGACGACCTGGTCTCCCAGCACGCCCCCGACCGGCGCACGGCCCGGCGCATCCTCGACAACAAGCTGTACGACAACATCGCCGGCCGGTTCGTGCAGAGCCACGAGTACATCGCCATGGAGCGGCTCTACGAGATCCACTCCGAGGGCAGCTACGACCTGATCGTGGTGGACACGCCGCCCACCCGCAACGCCCTCGACTTCCTGTCGGCACCCGAGCGCATGGCGGACTTCTTCTCGAGCCGCTTCCTCCGCGTCCTCACCGCCCCCGCCCGCCACCGGGTGGTGAACCTGGCCTCCAAGCCCTTCTTCACGGTGGCCGACCGGGTGCTCGGTTCGCAGTTCCTCCACGACATCGCCGAGTTCTTCTCCCTGTTCCAGACGATGGCGCCGGGGTTCGTGGAGCGGGCGGAGGCGGTGAGCCGTCTCCTGCGCGACCACCGCACGTCCTACGTGGTCGTCACCACCCTGGAGGCGGCGCCGCTCCACGAGGCCGAGGTGTTCGTCAAGGCGCTGGACGGGC comes from the Acidimicrobiales bacterium genome and includes:
- a CDS encoding DUF3107 domain-containing protein — protein: MDVRIGVTQTPKEIELDMGEEPEAVAKKVEKALASGDGVLWLTDRKGRRVGVPSAKVAYVEIGASSEERRVGFGAP
- a CDS encoding ArsA-related P-loop ATPase, giving the protein MDRARTSVSVEQLLAAKEIVVACGSGGVGKTTTSAALAAMAAARHGGKVLVLTVDPARRLADALGVRALGNDARRVPAEAFAAAGHPARGELWAAQLDTKKSWDDLVSQHAPDRRTARRILDNKLYDNIAGRFVQSHEYIAMERLYEIHSEGSYDLIVVDTPPTRNALDFLSAPERMADFFSSRFLRVLTAPARHRVVNLASKPFFTVADRVLGSQFLHDIAEFFSLFQTMAPGFVERAEAVSRLLRDHRTSYVVVTTLEAAPLHEAEVFVKALDGRGFHLGAVVLNRVLPAWLLDDGAAAAASRLAEDPAAALAGLGDGGGVGGDAQVARVLAEIAESYLNFQVVAQREAEQRAELSVSTDVVVSVPYFDTDICDLRGLLRLAEKVWA
- a CDS encoding HD domain-containing protein, with product MAGHAFATAHRAAAVGPAPLPLARREAREEAEHALLAPGATRAVGAGTRARPEEADPFRTCFERDLDRVHHSRPFRRLAGKCQVFIAPDDDHLRTRLTHAIEVAQVAVGIARPAGLNVALTAAAATAHDCGHGPAGHASEEAFSPFLEGGYHHAVYGADVVLGPLNLCAETLDAVRNHSWNRPAPHTPEGEIVAWADRIAYVCHDFEDAVRAGIVEADDLPADVAAVVGRRRSAQINALIGAVLATIADTGRVGMRAAEAEALAAFRAFNFERIYLRPASVAQADRVVELLRALVEWYATHPSAVDGDGERSGADPVAAAVRHVSGMTDRYALRMAEQHLGWGPDKLPRGV
- a CDS encoding EAL domain-containing protein; protein product: MGWKVFAALAAAAVAGHYLVPDTDVRGAVYVGLAVSAVVSCVVGVRVNRPEYPTGWYVFTAGLLVFFLGDGVYYYDTFIRDVERPFPSVADGLFLSSYPLLSAGLLLMIRRRDPGGDRSSLVDACIVATGCGLLAEVYLIAPAVQSGMPFIERAITTAYPVGDVLLLAVAARLAMTTGARRPAYWLLGLAVTSLLTSDLVYAVSQLSGTFEPGTAQDIGWMGFYAFSAIAALHPSMATLSSPGLAHESGSGRVRIFVFGTVVLVAPAVLAVQTVRGDLDELEFVAGASIVLSLLVLARVGILVGSLADTAARERTLGSAAAAFGASEDREAICAAALDAARELAGPGREAHLAMWSNEDVVANQERELHPDGHTSGEPAPVAGALGLEDLDAVLQRPGGGRDDALHTLISPVVVQDELLGAVVVRSDRTLPVGLVDSVDTLSSQLAMALERSALAEDLHQRRGEARFRSLVHNSSDVITVVDADSTIRYQTPSVEQVLGYRPDSLVGSRLLRLVHPDDVAAALALFEEATTATARPKVPIELRARRADGRWVDVEAVGDNLLGDPNVGGIVVTLRDVSDRKAFERKLRHQALHDSLTGLANRALFTDRVEHALSQRAQGNRQVAVVFLDLDDFKTVNDSLGHAAGDKLLSTVAARLAENVRPGDTTARLGGDEFAVLLEGPGAADTAFAAADRLLRALKEPFTIDGKDVDVSASLGIAVADGSGGRAEELLRNADIAMYTAKSHHKGGRALFEPRMHEAALRRLELKAELQRAVDAGDFLLQYQPIVDLGTGSVEGFEALVRWAHPEKGMVPPAEFIPLAEETNLILPLGRWVLEQACRQARTWHRALGTTMSVNLSQKQVAEPGLVEDVAGVLRRTGAAPGSITLEITESVVMHDVEQTVDVLRRLRQLGVSVAIDDFGTGYSSLATLRQLPVDVLKIDKAFVDDVATSSEDAVLVGTVVDLARGLGMVTVAEGIEDAAQRHRLRQLGCARGQGYHFARPLPPADAEAYAVAQGRHG
- a CDS encoding prolipoprotein diacylglyceryl transferase family protein, which gives rise to MLGAISYDPVVHIDLGPVSLSPHGMGTAAGFLAGARLLIPRTRRIGIDDDDVYALLTLAAVGAIVGARLAYVVNHASEFASVAEVLRVWEGGISLLGGFFGAIAFAMPAMRRRRISFWKVMDAAAPGMALGVVVGRVGDLVVADHLGKPTDFFLGYRCPPAGVETAFPCEPGSVVHQTALYDLVLTAVLLAVLLRLRRTPRFDGFLVMVFGAWYGAQRVVEDFLREDVRRLGLTGSQMTALATVAVCTAWIAFVRRTPAWGRWDEAPVPAVAAASEPNARAGDEDPPAAHAAGPERDEREE
- a CDS encoding ArsA family ATPase — protein: MGDLLDRKLILVTGKGGVGKTTVAAALALLASQRGKRTLACEVDAKGDLAAVFETGPTTFAEREVQPRLFAMTMDTEASLKEYLALQLRLPVAARIGPLARMFDFVATAAPGVREILTIGKLAYEVRQGRYDLVVVDGAATGHVVGQLAAPQAINELVQVGIIREQTRWMLDILSDPRRTGMVIVATPEEMPVSETVDLAARLRSETAVDLAGVVVNRVLPELFGRGEEAVFERLAEPGHTQALSKVAGGDVGPIVDAARLAVTLRRTRADHLERLRAGVDPSVPLLYVPYLFLRSHGLRATHQVSEALAAELGY